In the Chromobacterium sp. ATCC 53434 genome, GGCCGGCAATTGGCCCGAGGCGGCAGGCTCGCCTTCCGTCGCGAGCGAGGCCGGCGAGGCGGCCGACCCGGCCGCCGTGCTGCGGCAATGGGCAGTCTGTCTGACCGAGCAGGCCGCCGCCGGCGAACTGGACCCGGTGATAGGGCGGGACGCCGAGTTGCGCACGGTGATAGACGTATTGTCGCGGCGGCGGCAGAACAATCCCATCCTGGTCGGCGAGGCCGGCGTGGGCAAGACCGCCATCGTAGAGGCGCTGGCGCAGCGCATTCACAGTGGCGACGTGCCGCCAGGCTTGCGCGGCGCGCAGATATGGATGCTGGACATCGCCCGGCTGCAGGCTGGTGCCGGCATGCGCGGGGAGTTCGAACAGCGGCTGCGGGCTGTGATCGACGCGGTGATAGCGTCTCCGGCGCCGGTGATCCTGTTCTGCGACGAAACCCACACGCTGATCGGCGCCGGCGGCAATGCCGGCACCGGCGACGCCGCCAATCTGATCAAGCCGATGCTGGCGCGCGGCCAGCTGCGCATGGTCGCGGCGACCACCTGGTCGGAATACAAACAGTACATAGAACCGGATTCGGCGCTGGTGCGGCGTTTCCAGGCCGTCACCGTCAACGAGCCCGACGACGATACCGCGGTGGACATGCTGCGGATGATCGCGCCGCGCTTCGCCGCCCACCACGGTGTCCACATCGCCGACGCCGCGCTACGCGCGGCCGTGGCCCTGTCCCGCCGCTATCTGCCGACCAGGCAGCTGCCGGACAAGGCGATAGGCCTGCTGGACACCGCCTGCGCCCGGGTGGCTATGAGCCAGAGCTGCCAACCGGCGGAGCTGGACCGGCTGCATCACCAGGCCTTGACGCTGGAGCAGGCGCTGGCGTGGCAGGCTCGGGACCTGCGCATGGGCTTGCCGCCCGGCCCTGACGGTGGACAGCTGGAGAACCGGCGCGCCGAACTCGCCGAGCAAGCCCTCGAATTGAACATCGAGATGCAGGCCCAGCGCGCCGAGGTCAACGCCTGGCGGGAGCGGCTGGCTCGGGAGGAGGAGGCCGACGCGGAGCAGGCCGAGGTGCTCGGCGCCGCCGAGCGCCTGGTGCGTCCGTGGGTTGATCAGCACGCGGTCGCCGAGGTGCTGTCGGAATGGACCCAAGTGCCTGTCACGCAAATGGCCCAGGACGAGGCCAGGCGGCTAATGGCCTTGCGGTGGGAACTGGATCGGCACATCCAGGGACAGGCGGCCGGCCTGGACGCCATCGTGGAGGCGCTGCAAGTTGCGCACGCCGGGCTCGGCGATCCGCAGCGCCCGCTGGCGGTGATGATGTTGACCGGTCCCACCGGCACCGGCAAGAGCCAGACAGCGGTCGCACTCGCCCAGGCGCTGTTCGGCGGCGAGCGCAACCTGCTTCGCTTCAACATGAATGAGTTCCAGGAAGCGCACACCGTCTC is a window encoding:
- the tssH gene encoding type VI secretion system ATPase TssH; its protein translation is MNRERIFGRLGPIAYNALVEATALGRSRRHALVDLDHWLYSLLSHGGSDAALLLEALDCSPSVIQQRIAKVLDTMEIGGDSLRDISPALERSVAPAITWSQIAAPAPKVRSGHLLLAWLDDASTRRWLLHRTGLELSRLTQDEIIARYETLAGNWPEAAGSPSVASEAGEAADPAAVLRQWAVCLTEQAAAGELDPVIGRDAELRTVIDVLSRRRQNNPILVGEAGVGKTAIVEALAQRIHSGDVPPGLRGAQIWMLDIARLQAGAGMRGEFEQRLRAVIDAVIASPAPVILFCDETHTLIGAGGNAGTGDAANLIKPMLARGQLRMVAATTWSEYKQYIEPDSALVRRFQAVTVNEPDDDTAVDMLRMIAPRFAAHHGVHIADAALRAAVALSRRYLPTRQLPDKAIGLLDTACARVAMSQSCQPAELDRLHHQALTLEQALAWQARDLRMGLPPGPDGGQLENRRAELAEQALELNIEMQAQRAEVNAWRERLAREEEADAEQAEVLGAAERLVRPWVDQHAVAEVLSEWTQVPVTQMAQDEARRLMALRWELDRHIQGQAAGLDAIVEALQVAHAGLGDPQRPLAVMMLTGPTGTGKSQTAVALAQALFGGERNLLRFNMNEFQEAHTVSTLKGAPPGYVGFGRGGRLTEAVRKKPYSVLLLDEFDRAHPDVHEMFYQVFDQGWMEDGEGRHINFRNCLILLTSNLGDAEIEAACAGAPDIAQARLDAMARKRLQQRFPPALLARMRVVAFRPLDESALAGIARQALDEIGQRLSANGLGWSADADAADWIARAVARHPASGRAVRDLLRQTVMPAIARCLLEARAADHSLRNVRLGAADGLELIFDEAESLQLQPGAPSDTPGESACA